CAATGTGCTCCCGCGGGTCTTGCCACGATTATGAGTCCTCCTGCCACGGATCCCGCTCCTCCTGCCACGGATCCCGCTCCTCCTGCCACGACTCGAGGCCCTCGTGCCACTACACCATCCAGAGGCAGCCTGTGCAGAAGTTCAGCTACGTGACGCCCTGCTGCCCCCCGGTGCAGCCCTGCTACACCCCCGTGCAGCGTTACTGCCCCCCCGTGCAGCGTTACTGCCCCCCcgtgcagccctgctgccccccagTGCAGCGTTACTGCCCCCCAGTCTGTCCCCAGGTCACCAAGAACATCTGCAAGCTGCCACCGTCCTACCCCAAGTACTGAGGGCAGGATCCAGCACCAGGATGCACCAGCTCGCTTCTCATCCACAGCTTCCAGCTGGTCCCAGTGATCGTGGCTCTGCAGCTTTATGACTTCTCTCCAAGAAAAGCCTTCTAAAACTGCCGGAGGTGATGCAGTTTTAGGATGAAACCTCTCGGTTTAAGGAGCTCTGAGCTGTTTATCTTTCTTCTGCCAAAGCTGGGAATGGTTCCCTCCTTGCTTTGCTGCTTCGTCCTCCAGCAAGACAATAAAAATGGTGTTTCAAGCCGACCGAACAGTCCCGGATGTTTTCAGTCACTGCTCCATTAAATGGGCTGGGTCGGTGGGCAAGAGGGGCgttgaggggctggagtgtgaccagagaagggaacagagctggggaaaggggctgggcagcaggagaagggtctggagaacTCCTGGGGGGACTCAACTGAGAggagaggaggctcaggggggacatcaggaggaatttcctcctggaaagggtggtcaggccttggaaagggctgcccagggaggtttggagtgcccatccctggaggtgtccgGGGAAAGCCTGGAGGTGGCcctcagtgccctgggctggttgacaaggtggggatcaggcacagGTTGGATTTGGTGGTCTGGGACCTCTTTTCTCTGGGATTTCTCTGGGATTCCATGCTAGTCTGGTGGCATCACTGTTTTCCTGTGGGTTTGGAATAATAATTTaatccctggagctggaggaacGCCAAGGAAACAtgaaatccatggaaaatgcctgcagggctgggaggagcacGTGGGGTGAATTCCTGGGGGAAACAAATCCTtgccctgggctcagcagaTGTTGGGGTTCGGGTATCCACCTGACCTGTGTGTTCATGTTTTCCCCGCGTGTTGCAGAGCCGCTGCTATTTTTGgaaccaaaataaaatcaaaacctgCAGGGTTTGGAACACGGAACAGCCTCAATTAACCAGTTTTCTGCAGTGTAAAATAAGTGAAGGTTTCCCCAGCATGATTCACCCCTCATCACCCATCCCTGGCGTGGGAAACAGCCTGGAGTGAGCTGAGTGCTGCAACAGCCACTAAATGACCACTTGGTCAATAAGCAATTGGAATTAGTTATTTATAGGTTCTGGAGAAAATGCTCATTAGAGAGGAATgggttaaaaaggaaaagttgaGGTCGGGACAGAGCCAATGAATGATTCACCTGCCTGGGGGTTCTCGCCCTTGCTAAGAGGTGGCTCAGCCTCACAggagcctggaaaaaaaaaaaacaattttcttactcattcctgccctccctgcaggtggGAATTGAGTTTGTGAGGTTTCACGGCCACAGCAGTGGTTTGGTCTTCAAGCAGAGATTTTcacttccctctgctgccccagcttcCAGCTTTCTCCTCCATCACTGGCCATGGCAcgttttatttctttttccaaatccAGAGAAGGCCATGAAGTTGATAAGGAGCCTTTCCCccatggagccaggctgggaatgtTGGGAATGTTGAACCTGTGGAGACCTCAGAGCTTCTCCCAGGATCTGCAAGGGgctccagggaagctggagagggacttttcctcaggaactgcagagacaggacacagggaattaTTTCAGAGTGATGGAGAGGAGTTTTAGGTGGGATAAAATagagaaattgttccctgtgagggtggggaggcctcGAAGAACCACAAATGTTTGGCAAGAGAaatcctcttctccaggtggCCTGAAGGGACGTTTCTGCTCTGCTAAGAACATGTCAAATAACAACACAGGGGATTCCACAACCTGGACAATCTGTGAGGAAATATGCCTCCGGATTGGTTTCCTGGATCTCCAATCCAAACaaacagagctctgctcctctgggcaTCTTTCAGAGCCTGCACAATCCCTTCACtcaaagcaaaatataattGAGACATTTTATGGCCCTAATTTGAatgttttcctctgtaaaatCGCTGTTGTATCTATGAATCCACCTTGCAGAGCTTCAAACACCTCTGGTGTTCACATCCAACTGCAacaatgaggttttttttttggctcacCGGATGAACCGACGCACCAAATCCGTACAAAGTCAACACAAAACGGCCTCATTTTGGCCAACCCCTCttccatcacctccctgctggCGATGCCCCACATTTCTAGTGCTGGAGTTTCTCTGGAGGCTCTGGAATCCCCTGCAGATCACCTGGAGATGCGGTGTGAGCGTCAATCGCTAATTAGGCGGCACCCGGCTCAAGGTCATTAACAGAGCTGAAGCCAATAGGAAATTAAGCTCCGAGGGAACTGGAACGTTGACCTTGGGATGGCCTTGCCTGGAGAAGTGGTGACTTCACGGTCCTGTGAATTCCTCGAAGCAGGACCAGCTCCTCAAATTGTGACGTGGCCGAATGTCAAGAGCAGAACTGAGGGGAAACGGAGGATTTGTGTCGCCAGGAGCCAAATGGAAGGTTCTGGTGGCCCAAAGTGTCCTCAACATCCAGAATTGGATGTGCAAACACAGCCTAAAtctcccctccctcaccccagCAGAAGTGAGGGGTCTCCAGGCATGCAGGGGGTCCTTTGGTGCTCAGCCCCCATTTCCACCCCTGGGGGTGACCTCAGACACCAAACATTTCCCTTGACGGGAGAGAGatcattttttaataaagtcgTGGTTTAATTTTAGATCCTCGAGATGCTCAAGACATCACACGGAGCTTTTATGCAAAACAGATATTAACATCTATCATTAATGGCTGATCACAACGTGATCATTAGCATCAGCAATAATCACTGCCAGCGGGTGACTGGGAGCTGAGCACAGAGTTTTTCCAGAATTAACATCCGTGGGTGGCTCTTCCATTACTCCAGGGCATCTTGGAATCTGAAAAGAATTGAACTGGAATTTTGCAGATCAAGTTATGCCGAGCACAAACAGGAT
This window of the Motacilla alba alba isolate MOTALB_02 chromosome 25, Motacilla_alba_V1.0_pri, whole genome shotgun sequence genome carries:
- the LOC119711686 gene encoding putative small proline-rich protein 5, whose amino-acid sequence is MCSRGSCHDYESSCHGSRSSCHGSRSSCHDSRPSCHYTIQRQPVQKFSYVTPCCPPVQPCYTPVQRYCPPVQRYCPPVQPCCPPVQRYCPPVCPQVTKNICKLPPSYPKY